A stretch of the Carassius carassius chromosome 6, fCarCar2.1, whole genome shotgun sequence genome encodes the following:
- the LOC132142361 gene encoding PEST proteolytic signal-containing nuclear protein-like isoform X2 has translation MANVKCSGEGPSKEGGETKGSSVKTKTVSSSTASGDSLRKRSADEIDLEDESKSKPAPPKMSKVGFSMTAKKSAPISIKLGASKPKEPTPALPAKKAGLASVFNEDDDSEPEEMPPDAKMRMKNIGRETPTSAGPNSFNKGKQGFSDHQKLWERKFKAQADQ, from the exons ATGGCGAATGTGAAGTGCAGCGGCGAAGGCCCCTCTAAAGAAGGAGGTGAAACT AAGGGAAGCAGTGTGAAAACTAAGACTGTCTCTTCCAGCACGGCATCAGGGGACAGTCTGCGAAAGCGGTCTGCTGATGAGATTGACCTCGAAGATGAGTCTAAAAGTAAGCCAGCACCCCCTAAAATGTCTAAAGTGGGGTTTAGCATGACTGCGAAGAAGTCTGCGCCAATCTCTATCAAGCTGGGAgcaagc AAACCTAAAGAACCCACACCTGCCTTACCTGCCAAGAAAGCTGGACTGGCATCTGTTTTTAATGAAGATGATGAT AGCGAGCCTGAAGAAATGCCGCCTGATGCAAAGATGAGGATGAAGAATATTGGCAG agaaaCGCCCACTTCAGCTGGACCCAATTCCTTCAACAAAGGAAAGCAAGGATTCTCAGATCATCAGAAACTTTGGGAGAGGAAGTTTAAAGCCCAGGCAGATCAGTAG
- the LOC132142361 gene encoding PEST proteolytic signal-containing nuclear protein-like isoform X1 produces the protein MANVKCSGEGPSKEGGPEEKGSSVKTKTVSSSTASGDSLRKRSADEIDLEDESKSKPAPPKMSKVGFSMTAKKSAPISIKLGASKPKEPTPALPAKKAGLASVFNEDDDSEPEEMPPDAKMRMKNIGRETPTSAGPNSFNKGKQGFSDHQKLWERKFKAQADQ, from the exons ATGGCGAATGTGAAGTGCAGCGGCGAAGGCCCCTCTAAAGAAGGAG GACCGGAAGAGAAGGGAAGCAGTGTGAAAACTAAGACTGTCTCTTCCAGCACGGCATCAGGGGACAGTCTGCGAAAGCGGTCTGCTGATGAGATTGACCTCGAAGATGAGTCTAAAAGTAAGCCAGCACCCCCTAAAATGTCTAAAGTGGGGTTTAGCATGACTGCGAAGAAGTCTGCGCCAATCTCTATCAAGCTGGGAgcaagc AAACCTAAAGAACCCACACCTGCCTTACCTGCCAAGAAAGCTGGACTGGCATCTGTTTTTAATGAAGATGATGAT AGCGAGCCTGAAGAAATGCCGCCTGATGCAAAGATGAGGATGAAGAATATTGGCAG agaaaCGCCCACTTCAGCTGGACCCAATTCCTTCAACAAAGGAAAGCAAGGATTCTCAGATCATCAGAAACTTTGGGAGAGGAAGTTTAAAGCCCAGGCAGATCAGTAG
- the LOC132142361 gene encoding PEST proteolytic signal-containing nuclear protein-like isoform X3 yields the protein MSKVGFSMTAKKSAPISIKLGASKPKEPTPALPAKKAGLASVFNEDDDSEPEEMPPDAKMRMKNIGRETPTSAGPNSFNKGKQGFSDHQKLWERKFKAQADQ from the exons ATGTCTAAAGTGGGGTTTAGCATGACTGCGAAGAAGTCTGCGCCAATCTCTATCAAGCTGGGAgcaagc AAACCTAAAGAACCCACACCTGCCTTACCTGCCAAGAAAGCTGGACTGGCATCTGTTTTTAATGAAGATGATGAT AGCGAGCCTGAAGAAATGCCGCCTGATGCAAAGATGAGGATGAAGAATATTGGCAG agaaaCGCCCACTTCAGCTGGACCCAATTCCTTCAACAAAGGAAAGCAAGGATTCTCAGATCATCAGAAACTTTGGGAGAGGAAGTTTAAAGCCCAGGCAGATCAGTAG